Proteins encoded in a region of the Halioglobus maricola genome:
- a CDS encoding hybrid sensor histidine kinase/response regulator, whose amino-acid sequence MTQFVDFVALGWVEKNLRDEMEAARTCLHRYQREPDTTEHLLEAERNIHMAAGALRLCALDPAAILAEEIERVLGELREGNIAGDKSKLAMTELVAAIEALPAYLASVRAKREVTPGSIATVVNDLRALDHRASLPESLFFNPPLPDSAGINRDVPVALEDEIKSMAKQAMKSMHQHSEAAIKSSKEALSQLRTAGGLACHALAGTPLEPYFRCFTAYAEALGKGTAQSDEVTPQLFQHCFDTLRLLEERGYDALDRAGAAANIKKMLYYIGKQKRPTKEHKALLKAFRIEDVERYTAATEDHMIQEDDLLDALQQTQQQLVEVMGFLAGENNNICTANTTLSAQTLPSLQQVGLQLHVVGLPEQASVINEQFKVLRGYAEQDQPADPADLVDFGGALSNVRDTIEYKLKHGLSAEGDAATLDLEAAITEQVTRCLRGMKEQINREFSRRDLIALTSTAPEDLQVTIGGLRPLFRAARQLGETDLLDAVELWEQNGFPTAVTLLTIGSKLLQQFGDDDFVASARSELEQVLSVLGMLAEKEQETAVLASCANYLERAVEMGGLINDDSMQCFASSIAALEQYMESRLIDPKGNPAQHLRRAQSLSQELEAYTSRRANMQNPEGNIVEFATKPSLESEILDGTDDASIVDLISGEAVVEDPDALAEELLAMEVEEAEEAPATAVASAGGEAPWRDGMAHWAGAAIARAPEPLQDGPEGEIDQELRECFVEECEDYVKRLDAALPGFQADPTDKKAIGEIRVVFHTMKGSAKTIELHAYGEFMHDLEIIFNSLRDGYITGTVEIAEFVGIVAGKLATFSELIAQRIPLEEEDFAIPHSIAAAMADKSFTDAFTVTLPETGAADDTTTDAAEVEEVEEAVEEASLPYAAELWTDNSSTQLLTSITAVLEEAAASENRAAIEQAEELIAAAVPALVELRDAADLTLSTENVAYLFGLSRLEHIASGAVYGLVESSEGQSRIELSTRASDKLYAYLDLINDTEALIPVHNAAIRLLCTHLSLTPPEEEDTAPAAPMQAAPDNVVVLRKQAIETQPAEESDIDTELLDLFIETLDEYTESIDSALTALTGGDDAALRDLKNTLHTVKGAANSIGLTTLGAMVHDFETQLGELEYKGEISSKEARASIEGLASEFHDATRFVRVNKTDWNPNLASGDASEEALEQAAIEQAADRGDADERRTDTLRVDTPRIDKLLDMGLEISMSNVRTRQALDAAGADRNEVQSLSRRVLTLVDQLSLQLDTEIQAKSELTESEHFDPLEMDRLTEKQGLAAILREAAYDLQEESREMGMHLDDAQREAQSSSRLLQTNQSELRQLRLVEFSRLGPGLRRLVHQVSRQLGKEIDFIFDCGKGGLDIRVFEQIRVALEHMLRNAIDHGVGTPNERQAQGKVEHGNVKLSISRSGSEFLIRLVDDGNGIDPDAMIKKAIGLGLISKDENISDADALRLIFRSGFTTAKQVTDVSGRGVGMDAVYQAISQAGGSVDIQSKPGFYTQFDVRVPASIMVNEALLATVGEEEIAIPLTSLKGSEFHRRDDIHKVATETDGRISFRGEQYEVRYLGVVRGTAPQPTLEAMPDFVPVLFAQHNRRRVAFYADGLSTAEDMVIRTLGVQYTNVPGIAGGAVKSDGQPVLALDLNEFILQVEHADTVSASDSHEQESSTLVLCVDDSVMMRRTYEKRLASLGYKVVTAVDGADALDYLSQATQIPDFIFTDLEMPNMNGFDFIANLRRAPDLTHIPCIMVSSRDADKHRAEAERVGANGFLAKGANTAEGMQAVINRHLQQDTAMVS is encoded by the coding sequence ATGACTCAATTTGTAGATTTTGTCGCACTGGGGTGGGTTGAAAAAAACCTGCGGGACGAAATGGAAGCGGCGCGCACATGCCTGCACCGTTACCAGCGCGAGCCTGACACCACGGAGCACCTGCTTGAAGCAGAGCGCAACATCCATATGGCCGCAGGTGCACTCCGCCTGTGCGCCCTGGACCCCGCCGCCATCCTCGCTGAGGAGATAGAACGGGTACTGGGTGAACTGCGTGAAGGCAATATCGCAGGCGACAAGAGCAAGCTGGCCATGACTGAGCTGGTAGCCGCCATTGAGGCGCTACCCGCTTATCTGGCAAGCGTTCGCGCCAAACGCGAGGTCACACCTGGCAGCATCGCCACGGTGGTTAACGACCTGCGCGCCCTGGACCATCGCGCCAGCCTCCCTGAATCCCTGTTCTTCAATCCTCCTCTGCCCGATAGCGCCGGTATCAACCGCGATGTCCCTGTGGCGCTGGAAGACGAGATCAAATCCATGGCCAAACAGGCCATGAAATCAATGCATCAACACTCCGAGGCGGCGATCAAGAGCAGTAAAGAAGCTCTGTCGCAGCTGCGAACAGCAGGCGGCCTCGCCTGTCACGCGCTGGCGGGAACGCCCCTGGAGCCCTATTTCCGTTGCTTTACTGCGTATGCAGAAGCACTTGGCAAGGGAACAGCGCAGTCTGACGAAGTGACTCCGCAATTGTTCCAGCACTGTTTCGATACCCTGCGTCTTCTTGAAGAGCGAGGCTACGACGCGCTGGATCGCGCCGGTGCTGCTGCCAACATCAAGAAGATGCTGTACTACATCGGCAAGCAGAAGCGCCCCACCAAAGAACACAAGGCCCTGCTTAAAGCCTTCAGAATTGAAGACGTAGAACGCTACACCGCTGCAACCGAAGACCACATGATCCAGGAAGATGACCTCCTGGACGCGTTGCAACAGACCCAGCAGCAGCTGGTGGAAGTCATGGGCTTCCTCGCCGGCGAGAACAACAATATCTGCACCGCCAACACTACCCTGTCGGCGCAGACACTGCCCAGCCTGCAGCAGGTTGGCCTGCAGTTACACGTTGTCGGACTGCCCGAACAGGCATCCGTTATCAACGAACAATTCAAGGTCCTGCGCGGCTACGCAGAACAGGACCAGCCCGCCGATCCAGCAGACCTGGTGGACTTTGGCGGCGCGCTGAGCAATGTGCGCGATACTATCGAGTACAAGCTCAAGCACGGCCTGTCAGCAGAAGGCGACGCCGCTACCCTGGATCTGGAAGCGGCCATCACCGAGCAGGTCACACGCTGCCTGCGCGGCATGAAAGAACAAATTAACCGCGAGTTTTCCCGCCGTGACCTGATCGCACTGACCAGCACCGCACCGGAAGACCTGCAAGTGACTATCGGCGGCCTCCGCCCGCTGTTTCGCGCCGCGCGCCAGCTCGGCGAAACCGATCTGCTGGATGCGGTAGAACTGTGGGAACAGAATGGCTTCCCGACGGCGGTCACCCTGCTCACCATTGGCAGCAAGTTGCTACAGCAGTTTGGTGACGACGACTTCGTCGCCAGCGCCCGCTCCGAACTGGAGCAGGTTCTCTCTGTCTTGGGCATGCTGGCAGAGAAAGAACAGGAAACCGCTGTTCTCGCCAGCTGCGCAAACTACCTTGAGCGCGCGGTAGAGATGGGCGGACTCATCAACGACGATTCCATGCAGTGCTTTGCCTCAAGCATCGCCGCACTAGAGCAGTACATGGAGTCGCGCCTGATCGACCCCAAAGGCAACCCTGCGCAACATCTGCGCCGCGCCCAGTCACTGTCACAGGAACTCGAAGCTTATACCTCGCGCCGCGCCAACATGCAGAATCCCGAGGGCAACATTGTCGAGTTTGCGACCAAGCCTTCTCTGGAATCGGAAATACTCGACGGCACCGACGACGCCAGCATTGTAGACCTGATCTCAGGCGAAGCCGTTGTGGAAGATCCCGACGCGCTGGCAGAGGAACTCCTCGCAATGGAGGTCGAAGAGGCCGAAGAAGCGCCTGCCACAGCTGTGGCCTCTGCCGGCGGCGAAGCGCCCTGGCGCGACGGCATGGCCCACTGGGCCGGCGCCGCTATCGCACGCGCCCCGGAACCGCTCCAGGATGGTCCTGAAGGCGAAATAGACCAGGAACTGCGCGAGTGCTTTGTCGAAGAGTGCGAAGACTATGTCAAACGCCTGGATGCAGCCCTTCCGGGCTTCCAGGCCGATCCGACGGACAAGAAGGCCATCGGTGAAATCCGCGTTGTATTCCACACCATGAAGGGCAGCGCCAAGACTATTGAACTGCACGCCTATGGCGAGTTCATGCATGATCTGGAGATCATCTTTAACTCCCTGCGTGACGGCTACATCACCGGCACAGTGGAGATCGCTGAGTTTGTCGGCATCGTCGCAGGCAAACTGGCGACGTTCTCCGAACTGATTGCCCAGCGCATCCCGCTGGAAGAGGAAGACTTCGCCATACCGCACAGCATTGCGGCGGCCATGGCCGACAAGTCCTTCACTGACGCATTTACCGTCACCCTGCCGGAAACCGGTGCGGCAGACGACACGACTACCGACGCCGCCGAGGTGGAGGAAGTCGAAGAAGCAGTGGAAGAGGCAAGCCTGCCCTACGCCGCAGAGCTTTGGACAGACAATTCGTCGACCCAGTTGCTCACGTCGATCACAGCCGTGCTGGAAGAGGCCGCTGCCAGCGAGAACCGCGCCGCTATCGAACAGGCGGAAGAACTCATTGCCGCTGCGGTGCCCGCGCTGGTCGAATTGCGCGACGCTGCCGACCTGACCCTGAGCACCGAGAACGTGGCTTACCTGTTCGGCCTCAGTCGCCTTGAGCATATCGCCAGCGGTGCTGTATACGGTCTGGTAGAGTCCTCTGAAGGCCAGAGCCGCATTGAACTGTCGACCAGGGCCAGCGACAAGCTGTACGCCTACCTGGATCTGATCAACGATACCGAAGCGCTCATTCCGGTGCACAATGCGGCGATTCGCCTGCTCTGCACCCATCTGTCCCTCACCCCACCAGAGGAAGAGGACACGGCGCCAGCAGCACCAATGCAAGCGGCCCCGGACAACGTCGTGGTGCTGCGCAAGCAGGCCATCGAAACACAGCCAGCCGAAGAATCGGACATCGATACGGAACTGCTGGATCTGTTCATCGAGACGCTGGACGAGTACACCGAGTCCATCGATTCGGCCCTGACCGCGCTAACCGGGGGCGACGACGCTGCCCTGCGCGATTTGAAGAACACTTTGCACACAGTGAAAGGGGCTGCCAATTCCATTGGCCTGACCACGCTCGGTGCCATGGTGCACGACTTTGAAACCCAGCTGGGCGAACTCGAATACAAGGGTGAGATCAGCTCCAAGGAAGCTCGCGCAAGCATCGAAGGTCTGGCCTCAGAGTTCCACGATGCCACCCGCTTTGTGCGCGTCAACAAGACAGACTGGAACCCCAACCTCGCCAGTGGCGATGCCAGCGAGGAGGCACTGGAACAAGCTGCCATCGAGCAGGCAGCAGATCGCGGCGATGCCGACGAGCGCCGCACCGACACACTCCGTGTCGACACTCCGCGAATCGACAAGCTGCTGGATATGGGCCTCGAGATCAGCATGAGCAACGTGCGGACGCGCCAGGCGCTGGACGCGGCAGGTGCAGACCGCAACGAAGTACAGAGCCTCTCGCGCCGCGTACTGACGCTGGTGGATCAGCTGTCACTGCAACTGGACACCGAAATCCAGGCGAAGTCCGAACTGACCGAATCCGAGCACTTCGACCCGCTCGAGATGGATCGCCTGACGGAGAAACAAGGTCTCGCGGCGATTCTGCGCGAGGCAGCGTACGACTTGCAGGAAGAGTCCCGCGAAATGGGCATGCATCTGGACGACGCTCAGCGCGAAGCCCAGAGTTCCAGCCGCCTGCTCCAGACCAACCAGTCAGAATTGCGCCAGCTACGCCTGGTAGAATTCTCCCGTCTCGGCCCCGGCCTGCGCCGCCTGGTTCACCAGGTCAGCCGCCAGCTCGGCAAAGAGATCGACTTTATCTTTGACTGTGGCAAGGGTGGCCTCGACATTCGGGTCTTCGAACAGATCCGGGTTGCACTGGAGCATATGCTGCGCAACGCCATCGACCACGGTGTCGGCACGCCCAATGAGCGTCAGGCCCAGGGCAAGGTAGAGCACGGCAACGTCAAACTGAGCATCTCCCGCTCCGGTTCAGAATTCCTGATCCGCCTGGTAGACGACGGCAACGGTATTGACCCCGACGCCATGATCAAGAAAGCGATCGGCCTGGGCCTCATCAGCAAAGACGAGAATATTTCCGACGCTGATGCCCTGCGCCTGATTTTCCGCTCCGGCTTTACCACTGCCAAGCAGGTGACCGACGTCTCCGGCCGCGGTGTGGGCATGGACGCGGTATACCAGGCCATCAGCCAGGCCGGCGGCTCTGTCGACATCCAGTCCAAGCCAGGCTTCTACACCCAGTTCGATGTGCGCGTACCTGCCAGCATCATGGTAAACGAGGCACTCCTGGCAACTGTTGGCGAAGAAGAGATTGCGATCCCGCTGACGTCCCTCAAGGGCTCCGAGTTCCATCGCCGCGACGACATCCACAAGGTGGCTACCGAGACCGACGGCCGCATTTCCTTCCGCGGCGAGCAATACGAGGTACGCTATCTCGGCGTAGTGCGAGGCACTGCGCCTCAGCCCACGCTGGAGGCTATGCCCGACTTCGTGCCGGTGCTCTTCGCCCAGCACAACCGTCGCCGCGTGGCCTTCTACGCAGACGGCCTGAGCACTGCTGAGGACATGGTGATCCGGACCTTGGGCGTTCAGTACACCAACGTTCCCGGCATTGCGGGCGGTGCGGTGAAATCAGACGGCCAGCCGGTACTCGCACTGGACCTGAACGAATTCATCCTGCAGGTAGAACACGCCGACACAGTGTCTGCATCCGACAGCCACGAGCAGGAATCCAGCACCTTGGTACTCTGTGTGGACGACTCGGTAATGATGCGCCGCACTTACGAGAAACGTCTGGCCAGCCTGGGCTACAAAGTGGTCACAGCGGTAGACGGTGCAGACGCACTCGACTACCTGTCACAGGCCACCCAGATCCCGGACTTCATCTTCACTGACCTGGAGATGCCGAATATGAACGGATTCGACTTCATCGCTAACCTGCGCCGTGCGCCGGACCTGACGCACATCCCCTGCATCATGGTGTCTTCACGGGATGCCGACAAGCACCGGGCAGAAGCGGAACGTGTCGGTGCCAATGGCTTCCTGGCCAAGGGTGCCAACACCGCCGAGGGTATGCAGGCAGTGATCAACCGCCACCTGCAACAAGATACAGCGATGGTCAGCTGA
- a CDS encoding chemotaxis protein CheW — translation MSEYINETLDLAALPLADGRQVLLPLLTLAEVQQVKFEKGDAGDMGTLSWRGHEVEVTSLEAFCGLEAAPREQHTTVGIFRANKDAKQPYHALAFCGLAAHMNVSAEDVQSEELPEEGSFASAATIEGETYLVANLEALGYKEGTVH, via the coding sequence ATGTCTGAATATATCAACGAAACTCTGGATCTCGCGGCCCTGCCTCTGGCAGACGGCCGCCAGGTACTCCTGCCCCTGCTGACGCTCGCCGAGGTACAGCAGGTCAAGTTTGAGAAGGGAGATGCCGGCGACATGGGCACCCTGAGCTGGCGTGGACACGAGGTTGAAGTGACCTCACTCGAGGCATTTTGTGGCCTCGAAGCGGCGCCACGCGAGCAGCACACCACGGTAGGGATTTTCCGTGCGAACAAAGATGCCAAACAACCGTATCACGCACTCGCTTTCTGCGGACTGGCCGCTCACATGAACGTCAGTGCGGAAGATGTCCAGAGCGAGGAGCTACCTGAGGAAGGCTCTTTTGCTTCAGCTGCGACGATCGAGGGGGAAACGTACCTGGTAGCCAACCTGGAGGCGCTGGGCTACAAAGAAGGCACCGTGCACTAA
- a CDS encoding LON peptidase substrate-binding domain-containing protein, translating to MEVSTMSLFPLSGVLLPGGRVPLQIFEQRYLDLVRDCMKSGQPFGVVWIRRGAEVSQRGKASPDLGDVGCSAHIVDWDQLPNGLLGITIEGGERFDLHTTETRANGLVVGEVSSRSHPQPVAMEARWQSLLDVLKSLEAHPHVQRLNLTPDFDDAWQVGWALAQLLPLEEYAKYEMLGFSDIDELMNALDKTLNEISGEA from the coding sequence ATGGAAGTTAGCACGATGTCGCTGTTTCCCCTGTCTGGTGTTTTGCTCCCGGGCGGGCGGGTGCCGCTGCAGATTTTCGAACAGCGCTATTTGGACCTGGTGCGGGATTGTATGAAATCCGGGCAGCCATTTGGCGTTGTGTGGATTCGGCGCGGCGCCGAGGTGTCACAACGGGGCAAGGCATCGCCAGACCTTGGGGATGTTGGGTGCAGCGCGCATATTGTCGATTGGGACCAGTTGCCCAACGGCCTGCTCGGTATCACGATCGAGGGCGGTGAGCGCTTCGATTTACACACGACTGAAACCCGGGCCAACGGGCTGGTGGTGGGGGAAGTGTCGTCGCGTTCGCACCCGCAGCCCGTCGCTATGGAGGCCCGCTGGCAGTCCCTGTTGGACGTGCTCAAGAGCCTCGAGGCGCACCCTCACGTCCAGCGGCTGAATTTAACACCGGATTTTGACGACGCGTGGCAGGTCGGTTGGGCCCTGGCACAACTTCTGCCGTTAGAAGAGTACGCCAAGTACGAGATGTTGGGTTTTAGCGACATCGACGAGCTGATGAACGCCCTGGATAAGACTCTGAATGAGATCAGCGGGGAAGCATGA
- a CDS encoding YkgJ family cysteine cluster protein — MECRVACGACCIAPSITGPLPGMPQGKAAGERCIHLDCEFRCALFGDPSRPALCNAFAAEPGICGGDRDQALVNIYALEHASNPHGS; from the coding sequence GTGGAGTGTCGTGTTGCTTGCGGTGCCTGCTGTATTGCGCCTTCCATTACCGGGCCGCTGCCGGGAATGCCACAAGGCAAGGCGGCAGGCGAGCGCTGTATCCACCTCGACTGCGAGTTCAGGTGCGCACTGTTTGGTGACCCCAGCCGGCCGGCACTGTGCAACGCGTTTGCTGCTGAGCCTGGTATCTGCGGCGGCGATCGCGATCAGGCACTGGTGAATATTTATGCCCTTGAACACGCGAGTAACCCCCATGGAAGTTAG
- a CDS encoding efflux RND transporter permease subunit, producing MSSFLAGSYETLVLRRPWLWLLVMAVLVGAAASQMPKIKLDASADSLMLHGDPSLEVFREVGARYSSEDFVLITWQPEGPLLAPESLQPLRAMADELRQVRGVSSVVTVWDVPLLQSPPVTLSDITSADPLPSLTDPDIDLDLVLQELTTSPIYADLLASRDGDLTAVQINLARDDKYFELLNARDRLRAEREEGALDNAGHKRLREAEREFKAHTAQSLEQGGELVQSVRDIAARYTGDATLFVGGVPMIAVDMVSFVRSDLVTFGSAILGVMLVVLALVFRRVRWVVIPLVTCSSTVIVMLGLLGALDWRMTVISSNFVAVLLIITLAICIHLIVRYRELHALDPDGELLPRVAETVRLMAVPCFYTGITTIVAFVSLVVSGLQPVIDFGWMMTVGIAVGLLMSFVLVPCLMLVWPEGKPHVHTGADPALTAWFARLTDKRGGTIIGITLMLMVLIGVGCSRLIVENRFIDYFAKSTEIYQGMELLDSKLGGTIPLDILLDAPDLNADLPGLAASTPAADVAPSVPVDDEFEGGFEDEWGDDFDSGFDDFATADDDFQPSYWFSLEGMRELDAVHAYVDSLPETGKVLSLSTVFAVVKSLLGEDVGSVELALVQKSLPEDIKGMMVDPYFSVDNEQARLSVRVKETSENLRRDQFLKNLHSHLVNDMGIAEEQVQFTGMLVLYNNVLQSLFRSQILTLGAVFTAILIMFLLLFRSLSLALIALAPNVLAAGLVLGVMGLLGIPLDIMTITIAAIVVGIGVDDCIHYVHRYMREFRVDRDYRAAMHRCHGSIGRAMYYTTLTVVVGFSMLTLSNFNPSIYFGLLTVLAMITAVLGALLLLPQLIIMFKPLGPEGE from the coding sequence GTGAGTTCTTTCCTCGCCGGCAGCTATGAAACACTGGTCCTGCGTCGCCCGTGGTTGTGGCTGCTGGTGATGGCTGTACTGGTGGGCGCTGCGGCATCGCAGATGCCGAAGATAAAGCTCGATGCCTCGGCGGACTCCCTGATGCTGCATGGTGACCCGTCGCTAGAAGTGTTCCGTGAAGTAGGTGCGCGTTACTCATCAGAAGACTTTGTGCTTATTACCTGGCAGCCGGAAGGGCCGCTACTCGCTCCTGAATCACTGCAGCCGCTGCGTGCAATGGCGGACGAGTTGCGCCAGGTTCGCGGCGTGTCCTCGGTGGTTACGGTGTGGGATGTGCCGCTGTTACAGAGCCCTCCAGTCACGCTTTCCGATATTACCTCAGCCGATCCCCTGCCCAGCCTGACTGATCCTGATATCGATCTGGATCTGGTGTTGCAAGAGCTCACCACGAGCCCCATCTATGCCGATCTGTTGGCCAGTCGCGATGGCGATCTCACTGCGGTGCAGATCAATCTGGCCCGGGATGACAAATACTTCGAGTTGCTGAATGCTCGTGACCGCCTCCGCGCTGAACGCGAAGAGGGCGCGCTCGATAACGCTGGACACAAGCGCCTGCGAGAGGCTGAGCGTGAGTTCAAGGCGCATACGGCACAGAGCCTGGAACAGGGCGGCGAGTTGGTGCAATCGGTGCGCGATATAGCTGCCCGTTACACCGGCGATGCCACGCTCTTTGTGGGCGGTGTGCCGATGATAGCGGTGGACATGGTCAGTTTTGTTCGCAGCGACCTGGTCACGTTTGGCAGTGCCATACTCGGTGTCATGCTCGTTGTGTTGGCGCTGGTTTTCCGGCGCGTGCGCTGGGTCGTGATTCCCCTCGTTACCTGCAGTTCAACGGTGATCGTGATGCTGGGATTGCTCGGTGCGCTGGACTGGCGTATGACGGTCATCTCTTCCAACTTTGTGGCGGTGCTGCTCATTATCACCCTCGCCATCTGTATTCATTTGATTGTGCGGTATCGCGAGCTACATGCGCTGGACCCCGACGGCGAATTGCTACCGCGCGTGGCAGAGACTGTCCGCCTGATGGCAGTGCCCTGTTTTTATACCGGCATCACGACCATCGTGGCGTTTGTTTCGCTGGTGGTGTCAGGTCTCCAGCCGGTGATTGATTTCGGTTGGATGATGACTGTTGGCATCGCGGTCGGTTTGCTGATGTCGTTTGTGCTCGTACCCTGTCTCATGCTGGTCTGGCCCGAGGGCAAACCTCACGTGCACACCGGCGCTGATCCCGCACTCACGGCCTGGTTTGCCCGGCTGACCGACAAGCGTGGCGGGACCATTATCGGCATAACCCTGATGCTGATGGTGCTCATCGGAGTGGGGTGCAGTCGGCTGATAGTGGAAAACCGCTTTATTGATTACTTCGCCAAATCGACCGAAATTTATCAGGGTATGGAATTGCTCGACTCCAAGCTCGGCGGCACGATCCCATTGGACATCCTGCTCGACGCACCTGACCTCAATGCAGATTTGCCAGGCCTCGCGGCGAGCACACCGGCTGCGGACGTGGCACCGTCAGTGCCGGTCGACGACGAATTCGAGGGTGGGTTCGAAGATGAATGGGGTGACGATTTCGACAGTGGTTTCGACGATTTTGCCACTGCTGATGACGATTTCCAGCCCAGTTACTGGTTTAGTCTGGAAGGTATGCGGGAATTGGACGCGGTACACGCCTATGTCGACTCGCTGCCGGAGACGGGCAAGGTGCTTTCGCTGTCCACCGTTTTTGCTGTGGTAAAAAGCTTGCTGGGTGAGGATGTCGGCAGCGTCGAGTTGGCGCTGGTGCAGAAGAGTCTGCCGGAGGACATCAAGGGAATGATGGTGGACCCATACTTCTCGGTGGATAACGAGCAGGCTCGGTTGTCGGTACGGGTCAAGGAAACGAGTGAGAATTTGCGCCGGGATCAGTTCCTGAAGAACTTACACAGCCACCTCGTGAATGACATGGGCATTGCCGAAGAGCAGGTGCAGTTCACAGGCATGCTGGTGCTGTATAACAACGTACTGCAGAGTCTTTTCCGCTCCCAGATCCTTACCCTAGGGGCGGTGTTTACGGCCATCCTGATTATGTTCCTGCTCTTGTTCCGCTCGCTGAGCCTGGCCTTGATTGCCCTTGCGCCCAATGTCCTGGCCGCGGGATTGGTCCTGGGGGTGATGGGGCTGCTGGGAATTCCGCTGGATATCATGACGATCACTATTGCGGCGATCGTGGTGGGAATCGGTGTCGATGACTGTATTCACTATGTGCACCGCTATATGCGTGAATTCCGGGTCGACCGGGATTACCGGGCAGCGATGCATCGCTGCCACGGCAGTATCGGGCGCGCGATGTACTATACGACGCTCACAGTAGTGGTGGGTTTCAGCATGCTGACCCTGTCCAATTTCAATCCCAGCATCTACTTTGGCCTGCTCACTGTGCTGGCCATGATTACTGCCGTGCTTGGAGCGTTGTTGCTGTTGCCACAGCTGATTATCATGTTCAAGCCGCTCGGCCCCGAGGGCGAGTGA